Proteins encoded within one genomic window of Flavobacteriales bacterium:
- a CDS encoding AsmA family protein: MKKVIIGVVAFFVLILVALVVFPIVFKDDIIAMVKEETNKNINAVVDFGDFDLSMISTFPHFHFEIHDVSIVGIDEFEGVTLLEMGTFETTLDINSVLEGEQYKIKSFEIIDLVANAIVLKDGTANWDIMIASDEEETEVEETTEETKFKLGLDYYAIENANIVYDDKPGNMYVEIKNFNHEGEGDFTEDIFLLETTTYIESMTYK; the protein is encoded by the coding sequence ATGAAAAAAGTAATCATTGGCGTAGTCGCCTTTTTTGTGTTAATACTAGTTGCACTTGTTGTTTTTCCAATTGTATTTAAAGACGACATCATTGCGATGGTGAAGGAAGAAACCAATAAAAATATTAATGCGGTTGTTGATTTTGGTGATTTTGATTTGAGTATGATTTCAACATTTCCTCATTTTCATTTTGAAATTCATGATGTAAGTATAGTAGGGATTGATGAATTTGAAGGTGTTACATTACTTGAAATGGGGACCTTTGAGACGACTTTGGACATTAATAGTGTTCTTGAAGGGGAACAGTATAAGATTAAATCTTTTGAAATAATTGACTTAGTTGCCAATGCAATAGTATTGAAAGATGGTACGGCAAACTGGGACATAATGATTGCCTCTGATGAGGAGGAAACGGAAGTTGAAGAAACTACCGAGGAAACTAAATTTAAGTTAGGCTTGGATTATTATGCAATAGAGAATGCAAATATTGTATATGACGATAAGCCAGGTAATATGTATGTGGAAATAAAGAACTTCAATCATGAAGGTGAAGGTGATTTTACGGAGGATATTTTTCTTTTGGAAACTACTACGTACATTGAGTCGATGACTTACAAAAT